A genomic segment from Poecilia reticulata strain Guanapo linkage group LG3, Guppy_female_1.0+MT, whole genome shotgun sequence encodes:
- the LOC103462127 gene encoding ceroid-lipofuscinosis neuronal protein 6 homolog → MENVRKRRGSDPHSTAGVCKENAPKKERRPFHFDLWLCLTLQNWVLDFGRPIAMIVLPLEWFPLNKPSVGDYFHMIYNVVAPFLLLKLMERAPRPVPHTAVHLCIITFVMGASIHLVGDSINHRLILSGYQLHLSVRENPIIKDLKPASLIDSFELLYFYDEHLGHLMWYIPFFIIVLIYFRACFSDSDHQEKMPLSGWLLLGPSSLYYWYLATEAQITGLFLLAFLAMFTEGSAAALEMAKFFTPAQISEFKECFALYDKKQKSKIESKDLITVMRCLGTSPTLGEIERHLQVHKIGKTGEVDFSTFLIMMHRQMQQEDPKNEILEAFRMTDKQKKGQIQAAELRAKLTTLGEKLTNKEVDDLFKEANIKSNGVINYEAFTQMVTLPPVDY, encoded by the exons TActgctggtgtttgcaaagaaaatgcCCCAAAGAAGGAAAGGCGACCTTTTCACTTTGACCTTTGGCTCTGTCTGACTCTACAGAACTGGGTTCTTGACTTTGGAAGACCCATCGCAATG ATTGTCCTTCCTCTGGAGTGGTTTCCTCTCAACAAGCCAAGTGTTGGAGATTATTTCCACATGATCTACAATGTCGTTGCACCGTTCCTGCTGCTCAAG CTGATGGAGCGCGCTCCCAGGCCCGTTCCCCACACAGCCGTCCACCTCTGCATCATCACGTTTGTCATGGGGGCCAGCATCCACCTGGTGGGAGACTCCATCAACCACCGGCTCATCCTGAGCGGCTACCAGCTGCACCTGTCAGTCAGAGAAAACCCAATCATCAAAGACCTCAAACCGGCTTCACTG ATCGATTCATTTGAGCTGCTGTATTTTTACGACGAGCACCTGGGACACTTAATGTG GTATATTCCATTCTTCATCATTGTGCTGATCTACTTCAGGGCCTGCTTCTCAGACTCTGACCATCAGGAGAAAATGCCTCTCTCTGGTTGGCTGTTACTGGGACCCAGCTCTCTCTACTATTG GTACTTGGCCACCGAGGCTCAGATAACTGGACTGTTCCTCCTTGCTTTCCTCGCCATGTTCACA GAAGGAAGCGCAGCAGCTTTAGAAATG GCTAAATTCTTCACACCAGCTCAAATTAGCG AGTTCAAAGAATGCTTCGCCTTGTACGACAAAAAGCAGAAGAGTAAAATCGAGTCCAAAGACCTGATAACAGTTATGCGCTGCCTGGGAACAAGCCCCACGCTTGGTGAAATAGAAAGGCATCTTCAAGTCCACAAAATCG GAAAGACAGGCGAGGTAGACTTCTCTACCTTCCTGATCATGATGCACAGGCAGATGCAGCAGGAAGACCCGAAGAATGAAATCCTGGAGGCCTTTAGGATGACGGACAAGCAGAAGAAAGGACAGATCCAGGCAGCCGAGCTGCGGGCCAAGTTGACCACCTTAGGAGAGAAACTCACAAACAAAGAAG TGGATGACCTCTTCAAAGAAGCAAACATCAAGTCAAACGGCGTCATTAACTATGAAGCGTTTACTCAAATGGTGACACTGCCACCAGTCGATTATTGA